In one window of Pseudomonas putida DNA:
- a CDS encoding DUF1852 domain-containing protein, with amino-acid sequence MNNEFTFAIKRTRFDEDYCPAENTRTTTNFANLARGRNRQENLRNTLSMIDNRFNALAHWDNPEGDRYRLELEIISVEMTMEGPQADHSLPLIELLKTTIVDQKTKARIEGIVGNNFSSYVRDYDFSVLLLGHNKGQPDFSIPEHFGDLHGKLFKAFVNSSTYKAHFAKAPVICLSVSSSRTYRRTDNQHPVLGVEYQQDAYSLTDEYFKKMGLTVRYFMPPDSVAPLAFYFAGDLLEDYSPLELISTISTMDTFQKIYRPEIYNANSSAGKAYRPSLEHQDYSLTRIVYDREERSRLAIEQGKFAEEHFIKPYQAVLEQWSSQCAL; translated from the coding sequence ATGAACAACGAATTTACCTTTGCCATCAAACGCACGCGTTTCGATGAAGACTATTGCCCCGCGGAAAACACGCGTACCACGACAAACTTTGCCAACCTGGCCCGTGGGCGCAATCGCCAGGAGAACCTGCGCAACACCTTGAGCATGATCGACAACCGGTTCAATGCCTTGGCGCACTGGGACAATCCCGAGGGCGACCGCTACAGGCTTGAACTTGAAATCATTTCAGTCGAGATGACCATGGAGGGCCCGCAGGCCGATCACAGCCTTCCGCTGATCGAGTTGCTGAAAACGACGATCGTCGACCAGAAAACCAAGGCGCGTATCGAGGGCATTGTTGGCAACAACTTCTCGTCCTACGTGCGCGATTATGATTTCAGCGTGCTGTTGCTGGGGCATAACAAAGGCCAGCCCGACTTCAGTATTCCCGAGCACTTCGGCGATTTGCACGGCAAGTTGTTCAAGGCGTTCGTGAACTCCAGTACTTATAAAGCGCATTTTGCCAAGGCACCGGTGATCTGCCTGAGCGTGTCGAGCAGCAGGACCTATCGCCGCACGGACAACCAGCACCCGGTATTGGGCGTCGAGTACCAGCAGGACGCCTATTCCTTGACCGATGAATACTTCAAGAAAATGGGCCTGACGGTCCGCTACTTCATGCCGCCTGACAGCGTCGCGCCCTTGGCTTTCTACTTTGCCGGCGACCTGCTGGAGGACTACAGCCCGCTTGAGCTGATCAGCACCATCAGCACGATGGACACCTTCCAGAAGATCTATCGGCCAGAGATCTACAACGCGAACTCGTCGGCTGGCAAAGCCTACCGGCCAAGCCTCGAGCATCAGGATTACTCACTGACGCGCATCGTCTACGACCGTGAAGAGCGCAGTCGGCTGGCGATCGAGCAGGGCAAGTTCGCCGAGGAACACTTCATCAAGCCGTACCAGGCGGTGCTTGAACAGTGGTCGTCCCAGTGCGCGCTCTGA
- a CDS encoding flavin reductase family protein, with translation MSLPCTAVEPSRFRHALGHYASGITVITSRLDDEPVGFTCQSFYSVSMSPPLVSFSVMSNSASYPKIRQAGRFAVNILACGQHDLSNQFARRGTDKWHGVQWQVSPLGNPIIRDSLHWLDCEIHAEHPAGDHLIVIGEVKAVNLQEAAAATPLLYFKGQYCNLAAQGAF, from the coding sequence ATGTCACTCCCCTGTACGGCTGTCGAGCCATCGCGCTTTCGCCACGCGCTCGGGCACTACGCCTCCGGCATCACGGTGATCACCTCTCGGCTCGATGACGAGCCGGTTGGGTTCACTTGCCAATCGTTCTATAGCGTGTCGATGAGCCCGCCGCTGGTGTCATTCAGCGTCATGTCCAATTCGGCCAGCTACCCCAAGATCCGCCAGGCTGGCCGCTTTGCGGTGAATATCCTGGCGTGTGGGCAGCATGACCTCTCCAACCAGTTCGCTCGACGGGGCACGGACAAGTGGCACGGCGTGCAATGGCAGGTTTCACCCTTGGGGAACCCGATCATCCGCGACAGCCTGCACTGGCTGGACTGCGAAATTCACGCCGAGCATCCTGCGGGCGATCACCTGATCGTGATCGGTGAAGTGAAAGCGGTGAACCTCCAGGAAGCAGCCGCAGCAACGCCTTTGCTGTATTTCAAGGGGCAGTATTGCAATCTCGCCGCACAGGGCGCGTTTTGA
- a CDS encoding methyltransferase: protein MLLDQDQRRADEALLQLGRRLRADGYRFTCVTPATQARVNARSEAHQARTLRDVFGWSRPFEASLLSADELEQLRIAGVLEPQGALWRSRVRWSTLDDLLLVHSAWPTDSRDAVFFGPDSYRFAQVIQDHLQHSPQRVQHAVDIGCGSGVGALLIARAAQHAQVTAVDINPVALRHTAVNAALAGVANVSVELSDLLGGIAGTFDLIVANPPYMLDVGERAYRHGGGALGAELSLRIVEQARERLSVGGTLLLYTGVAIVEGRDALLEAVRLRLAGPAFGWSYRELDPDVFGEQLLEPGYEQVERIAAVALTVTRRG, encoded by the coding sequence ATGCTGCTCGACCAAGACCAGAGGCGTGCCGACGAGGCATTGCTCCAGCTGGGACGTCGGCTGCGCGCCGACGGCTATCGTTTCACCTGCGTGACCCCGGCGACCCAGGCCAGGGTCAATGCTCGCAGCGAAGCGCACCAGGCCCGAACCCTGCGCGATGTGTTTGGCTGGAGTCGACCGTTCGAGGCATCTCTGCTCAGCGCCGACGAACTGGAACAACTGCGTATCGCTGGCGTGCTGGAGCCACAGGGTGCGCTGTGGCGCAGCAGGGTGCGCTGGTCGACCCTGGACGACCTGCTGCTGGTGCACTCCGCCTGGCCGACCGACAGCCGCGACGCGGTGTTCTTCGGCCCGGACAGCTACCGGTTCGCCCAGGTGATCCAGGATCATCTGCAGCACAGCCCCCAGCGTGTGCAGCATGCCGTCGACATCGGTTGCGGCAGTGGCGTCGGCGCGTTGCTGATCGCCCGAGCCGCGCAGCATGCGCAGGTCACTGCGGTGGACATCAACCCTGTGGCCTTGCGTCATACCGCTGTCAATGCCGCGCTGGCCGGGGTGGCCAATGTCTCGGTAGAGCTCAGCGATTTGCTCGGCGGCATCGCCGGGACGTTCGATCTGATCGTCGCCAATCCACCCTACATGCTCGACGTCGGCGAGCGCGCCTACCGCCACGGGGGTGGCGCGCTGGGCGCCGAACTGTCGCTACGGATTGTCGAGCAGGCCCGTGAGCGGCTGTCGGTCGGCGGCACGTTGCTGCTGTACACCGGTGTCGCCATCGTCGAGGGGCGCGACGCGCTGCTCGAAGCCGTTCGCCTGCGCCTGGCCGGGCCTGCGTTCGGCTGGTCCTACCGGGAACTGGACCCCGACGTATTCGGCGAGCAGTTGCTCGAGCCAGGATACGAGCAGGTCGAACGCATCGCTGCCGTGGCCCTGACCGTCACCCGCCGAGGCTGA
- a CDS encoding carboxylate-amine ligase encodes MARPCTFGIEEEYLLVDLATGRVMAAPPTAVARCCRDALGPWFAEEMFRSQVEIASPVFDTLHQARDFFTEQRQRLSQALAGEGVGFYGAGSHPSAQWLRQLPRETPHYRQLFDDYRLVARRSLLNGLHVHVGVPQGVDRMQVINRVLYWLPLLLTLSTSSAYWGGQDTGYMSYRRVLCGEWPHMGLPEPLPDWRAYERYRALLQRTGSLAEDGDFWWAIRPSRRFPTVELRICDGCPRLDDALAIAALFRHLVEHAVQRNDAIASREMRWITHENYWRALREGRRGTFIGVHDQQAVNAEGWLTQLQMQCPPDTADADRAFMHARRILRDGTSADHQRDTYALAREQGLNDRQAMRNVVKQVMEHQLSVPGMG; translated from the coding sequence ATGGCGCGGCCTTGCACGTTCGGCATCGAGGAGGAATACCTGTTGGTGGATCTGGCCACGGGGCGGGTCATGGCCGCGCCGCCCACGGCCGTGGCCCGCTGTTGCCGCGATGCGCTGGGGCCATGGTTCGCCGAGGAGATGTTTCGCAGCCAGGTGGAGATCGCCTCGCCGGTGTTCGATACGCTGCACCAGGCCCGTGATTTTTTCACCGAGCAGCGCCAGCGCCTGAGTCAGGCATTGGCGGGCGAGGGCGTCGGCTTCTACGGCGCGGGGAGCCACCCCAGTGCCCAATGGCTGCGCCAGCTCCCGCGGGAAACCCCCCACTACCGCCAGCTGTTCGACGATTATCGGCTGGTGGCCCGGCGCAGCCTGTTGAACGGCCTGCACGTGCACGTCGGCGTGCCGCAGGGCGTCGATCGCATGCAGGTGATCAACCGGGTGCTGTACTGGTTACCCCTGCTGCTGACACTCAGCACCTCCTCCGCGTACTGGGGCGGACAGGACACCGGCTACATGAGCTACCGACGCGTGTTGTGCGGGGAGTGGCCGCACATGGGGCTGCCCGAACCGCTACCGGACTGGCGCGCCTACGAGCGTTACCGGGCGCTGCTGCAACGCACTGGCAGCCTGGCCGAGGATGGTGACTTCTGGTGGGCGATCAGGCCCTCGCGGCGGTTTCCGACAGTCGAACTGCGCATCTGCGATGGCTGCCCCCGGCTGGACGATGCCTTGGCCATCGCCGCGCTGTTTCGCCATCTCGTCGAGCATGCAGTGCAGCGCAACGACGCTATCGCCAGTCGTGAAATGCGCTGGATCACCCACGAAAACTATTGGCGCGCCCTGCGTGAGGGCCGTCGGGGCACGTTCATCGGCGTTCACGACCAACAGGCGGTGAACGCCGAAGGCTGGCTGACACAACTGCAGATGCAATGTCCGCCCGACACCGCCGACGCTGACCGCGCCTTCATGCACGCCCGGCGCATCCTGCGCGACGGGACCAGTGCCGACCACCAGCGTGACACCTATGCGCTGGCCCGCGAGCAGGGCCTGAATGACCGACAGGCGATGCGCAATGTGGTGAAACAGGTGATGGAGCACCAGTTGTCGGTGCCCGGGATGGGTTGA
- a CDS encoding methionine synthase, whose translation MKKLLPTSTAGSLPKPSWLAQPETLWSPWKLQDAELIEGKQDALRLSLQEQQQAGIDIVSDGEQTRQHFVTTFIEHLSGVDFEKRETVRIRDRYDASVPTVVGAVARQKPVFVEDAKFLRQQTQQPIKWALPGPMTMIDTLYDSHYKSREKLAWEFARILNQEARELEAAGVDIIQFDEPAFNVFFDEVNDWGVATLERAIEGLKCETAVHICYGYGIKANTDWKKTLGSQWRQYEEAFPKLQKSSIDIVSLECHNSRVPMDLIELIRGKKVMVGAIDVATSTIETPEEVADTLRKALQFVDADKLYPCTNCGMAPLPRHVASGKLRALTAGADIVRRELLNA comes from the coding sequence ATGAAAAAGCTGTTACCCACTTCAACCGCAGGCAGCTTGCCCAAGCCTTCGTGGCTGGCCCAGCCTGAAACCCTTTGGTCCCCCTGGAAGTTGCAGGACGCGGAGTTGATCGAGGGCAAGCAAGATGCCTTGCGTTTGTCGCTGCAAGAGCAGCAGCAGGCCGGTATCGATATCGTCAGCGATGGCGAGCAAACCCGTCAGCACTTTGTCACGACCTTTATCGAGCACCTGAGCGGTGTGGATTTCGAGAAGCGGGAGACGGTCAGGATTCGTGATCGCTACGACGCGAGCGTGCCGACGGTCGTGGGTGCCGTGGCTCGGCAGAAGCCCGTGTTTGTCGAGGACGCCAAGTTCCTGCGCCAGCAAACCCAGCAGCCGATCAAGTGGGCGCTACCGGGACCCATGACGATGATCGACACGCTGTATGACAGCCACTACAAAAGCCGCGAAAAACTGGCATGGGAATTTGCCAGGATTCTCAACCAGGAAGCCCGGGAGCTGGAAGCTGCAGGCGTCGATATCATTCAGTTCGACGAGCCGGCATTCAATGTGTTCTTCGATGAGGTGAATGACTGGGGCGTGGCCACCCTGGAGAGGGCCATCGAAGGGCTGAAATGTGAAACCGCGGTGCACATTTGCTACGGCTACGGCATCAAGGCCAACACCGATTGGAAAAAGACCTTGGGTTCGCAGTGGCGGCAATACGAGGAAGCGTTCCCCAAGTTGCAGAAATCCAGCATCGATATCGTTTCGCTGGAATGCCACAACTCGCGTGTGCCCATGGACCTGATCGAGCTGATTCGCGGCAAAAAGGTAATGGTCGGGGCCATCGATGTGGCCACCTCGACCATCGAAACGCCTGAGGAAGTCGCCGACACCCTGCGCAAAGCCCTGCAGTTTGTAGATGCCGACAAACTCTACCCCTGCACCAACTGCGGCATGGCGCCTTTGCCACGTCACGTTGCCAGTGGGAAGTTGAGGGCACTGACGGCGGGTGCAGACATCGTTCGGCGAGAACTGTTGAACGCGTGA
- a CDS encoding iron-containing redox enzyme family protein, which yields MVELTKGRAATSKATDGLEHRYRALLEGSDPTTEAWLSEQLSHVRTLADDLPDDPRQLPDWAAAHSQRVASEHAAYLEQRRQGAPRRYFQNRAQALWFLQQVAPTKAVDGAWLHGTLWHWRDPRFHGLIRTFLEELGDGDLRRNHVLIYQRLLSRLGCLQSAPLAAERYLQGTLQLALGQHCERFLPEVIGYNLGYEQPPLHLLITTHELAELGIDAHYFQLHVTIDNAASGHARRALECFTELGQDQGPAFYERVRHGYRLNDLGIDTPSLIASFDLQAELLGALERKRVYGQCMHSDRCRLQGRTINQWLAEPGAMPGFLDALQAQGWIKRDSDPRESRFWALIDGPVAAMFGVFDAYEKQLWHDWIAGTWQGAAMRRVPPGQWEQALQLEEEAPGEAQAADMAVLIEAMAGNRHSTPQGLRATRAFIQATGLMSGGPN from the coding sequence ATGGTGGAGCTGACAAAGGGTAGGGCGGCAACCAGCAAGGCGACCGATGGGCTTGAACATCGCTATCGGGCACTGCTCGAGGGCAGTGACCCGACGACCGAGGCCTGGCTTAGCGAGCAACTGAGCCATGTCCGCACCTTGGCGGACGACTTGCCGGATGATCCTCGGCAACTGCCGGACTGGGCCGCTGCCCATTCGCAGCGGGTCGCCAGTGAACACGCGGCCTATCTTGAACAACGGCGTCAAGGGGCCCCACGCCGGTACTTCCAGAACCGGGCGCAGGCCTTGTGGTTTCTGCAGCAGGTCGCCCCGACCAAGGCGGTCGATGGCGCATGGCTGCACGGCACCCTGTGGCACTGGCGCGACCCACGGTTTCATGGATTGATTCGCACCTTCCTCGAAGAGCTGGGTGATGGCGATCTGCGCCGCAACCACGTGCTGATCTACCAGCGCCTGCTCAGCCGTCTTGGCTGCCTGCAGAGCGCACCGCTGGCCGCTGAACGTTACCTGCAGGGCACGCTGCAACTGGCCCTGGGGCAGCACTGCGAGCGCTTCCTGCCGGAAGTGATCGGTTACAACCTGGGGTATGAGCAGCCCCCGCTACACCTGCTGATCACCACCCATGAGTTGGCCGAGCTGGGCATCGACGCTCATTACTTCCAGTTGCATGTGACCATCGACAATGCTGCGAGCGGTCATGCGCGGCGCGCCCTGGAGTGCTTCACCGAACTCGGTCAGGACCAGGGGCCGGCGTTCTACGAGCGTGTCCGGCATGGCTATCGGCTCAATGACCTGGGTATCGACACACCGTCGCTGATCGCTTCGTTCGACCTGCAGGCCGAGTTGCTCGGCGCGTTGGAACGCAAGCGTGTGTACGGGCAGTGCATGCATTCGGACAGATGCCGCCTGCAAGGGCGCACCATCAACCAGTGGCTCGCCGAACCCGGTGCGATGCCCGGTTTTCTGGATGCACTGCAAGCCCAGGGTTGGATCAAGCGCGACAGCGATCCCAGGGAAAGCCGCTTCTGGGCGCTGATCGACGGTCCGGTGGCAGCCATGTTCGGTGTGTTCGATGCCTATGAAAAGCAGCTCTGGCACGACTGGATCGCCGGCACCTGGCAGGGTGCTGCGATGCGTCGGGTGCCGCCGGGGCAGTGGGAGCAGGCGTTGCAACTGGAGGAAGAGGCGCCCGGCGAAGCGCAGGCGGCGGACATGGCTGTGCTGATCGAAGCGATGGCCGGCAATCGACATTCCACGCCCCAGGGCCTGCGCGCCACCCGCGCATTCATCCAGGCTACCGGGTTGATGAGCGGAGGGCCGAACTGA
- a CDS encoding MFS transporter, protein MSSAAVPAQTLRADRDSRNAAQVLGLCLPSDVLLYLLLPMYASDFGVTLVEAGVLLAANRLVRIIGYGWVVRFYARHGDRAACSLAAFAAAVCALGNATLGGFAALLVLRLVWGLCFATFNLSTQTLATAEAQGAARRAGRSRATLAIGPMLALPLGALMAQVYGPRAVFYVLCISALCGLWRARALPCGGHDIAARSGRRLRLPDSIATWSFIEGVTLDGLFIFGLSLYAQGHMGESGVLVAGVLMAVRYLSEMLFSPFGGRLADRFGALRMLVVLSLATSLALLVFASHWLFIGAFFVLVLRALQLPLVMTLVALRNPHARIQALASNAVWRDIGAGLGPMLAGVLLPQVPAIWAYAGAALAVAVAALNCARPPRH, encoded by the coding sequence ATGTCGTCCGCTGCCGTACCGGCGCAAACCCTGCGCGCCGACCGAGATTCGCGCAACGCCGCCCAGGTACTCGGCCTGTGCCTGCCCAGTGACGTACTGCTCTATCTGCTACTGCCCATGTACGCTTCGGACTTCGGCGTGACCCTGGTCGAGGCGGGTGTATTGCTGGCGGCCAATCGCCTGGTACGGATCATCGGCTATGGCTGGGTGGTGCGGTTCTATGCACGCCATGGCGATCGTGCGGCGTGCAGCCTGGCGGCCTTTGCCGCAGCGGTGTGTGCACTGGGTAACGCCACCCTTGGCGGATTCGCCGCACTGCTGGTGCTGCGCCTGGTCTGGGGGCTGTGCTTTGCGACCTTCAACCTCAGTACCCAGACGCTCGCCACTGCCGAAGCACAAGGTGCAGCCCGCCGCGCCGGGCGCTCGCGGGCAACCCTGGCCATCGGCCCCATGCTGGCCTTGCCGCTGGGGGCGCTGATGGCCCAGGTCTACGGCCCGCGCGCTGTGTTCTACGTACTGTGCATCAGTGCCCTGTGCGGCCTGTGGCGTGCCCGCGCCTTGCCTTGCGGCGGCCATGACATTGCCGCGCGCAGCGGTCGGCGTCTGCGCCTGCCGGACAGCATCGCCACCTGGTCCTTCATTGAAGGGGTGACGCTGGACGGCCTGTTCATATTCGGCCTCTCGCTGTATGCGCAAGGCCATATGGGCGAGTCGGGGGTACTGGTGGCCGGTGTCTTGATGGCGGTGCGCTATCTGAGCGAGATGCTCTTCAGCCCCTTTGGCGGACGCCTGGCAGACCGCTTCGGCGCACTGCGCATGTTGGTGGTGCTGTCGCTGGCCACGTCACTGGCGCTGCTGGTATTCGCCAGCCATTGGCTGTTCATCGGCGCCTTCTTCGTGTTGGTGCTGCGCGCCTTGCAGTTGCCGCTGGTGATGACCCTCGTCGCGCTGCGCAATCCACACGCGCGCATTCAGGCGCTGGCCAGCAATGCCGTGTGGCGCGACATCGGCGCCGGGCTCGGGCCGATGCTGGCCGGTGTGCTGCTACCGCAGGTGCCAGCGATCTGGGCTTACGCCGGGGCGGCGCTGGCGGTCGCCGTGGCGGCACTGAACTGTGCCAGGCCGCCACGGCATTGA